The Thalassomonas actiniarum genome contains the following window.
CGGCAAGTTCTTTACCTTTGCCGATCATGAAGATGCCCGTTATAAAGGTAAAAGTTATCTGCTGACCCGGATGCGGGTCAATGCCACCCAGCCGAACCAGTCGGGTGCCAACCAAAGCAGCGCCATCGCGGTATACAGCAACGACTTTGACTGCGTGCCCAAAGACACTCCCTACCGGCCATCATTGAAATTTACCAAGCCGGTGATAAGCGGCGTGCAAACGGCGGTGGTGACCGGCGATGCCGGTGACGAGCAGCATATCGATAAATATGGCCGGGTTAAGGTACAGTTTCACTGGGACCGGGAAGGTAAATTTAACGGCGAAAGCTCTTGCTGGATTCGCGTGGCGCAAAACTGGGCGGGTAATAAATGGGGCGCATTTTTCTTTCCCCGGGTCGGCCAGGAAGTGCTGGTGGACTTTATCAACGGCGACCCCGACCAGCCAATTATCAGCGGTGCTGTCTATAACGCTGATTTAATGCCTCCTTATGCCTTACCGGCCAAAAAAACCCAGAGCGGCATTAAAAGCCACAGCACCAAGCAGGGCGGGGTGGATAATTTTAACGAAGTGCGTTTTGAAGATGACAAAGGCAAAGAGTTGCTGTTTTTCCAGGCGGAAAAAGACCATGAACTAAAGGTAAAAAATGATCAAAAAGACAGTATCGGCAATAACAGGATCACGGAGGTCGTCAGCGACAATAACTTAAAAGTCGGTAAAAACAGGCTCAGTGAAATAGGCGAGGACGATACTTTACATGTGGGTAAAGTACTCAATATCGAGGCCGGCAGTGAAATAATCTTTAAAACCGGCAGCGCCTCCATCACCATGAACAGCGGCGGCAGCATAGAGATCAAAGGCACAGATGTGAAAGTCAACGGCACAGTCATTACCTTAAAAGCTGCGCAGATCAAGTTGAACTAACAGGTGGTTTCAAGGATGGAACAAGGAATGGCATTAAATGGACCTGCTTAAATATCCCGGCGTCGGCCGCAGCGGGCATTTTTGCAAAGGGCATTATCTTTATTGCAACTTCGGTTATCAGTACCTGGCCTGTAAAGCCGCAGATAAACCGGACGATCCGCTGTTGGGGTTACCTATGATGCAATGTTACGCCGACAAATATTATGCCCGGCAGTTTTTAATGACCCTGCATCAATGGAAAAACCCCTTGGATATTATCAGCCGCTTGATGTCTTATCTGCTCGGAGATGAGCAAAGCCTGTCGCGTTTTAGCGAAGCACAGGCAATAAGGTACCTGGTGGATAGCTTGCTTAATCGCGACTTGCTGGTTTTTGAAATGGACGAGCCGAGAATGACTTATAGCGGTCATTGAGGCAAGGAATCATCGTCATCAAGTAGCGCAAAAAATAACAATCTGGTGTTGGAAGAAGGAAGTGGGCAGGGAGTAAGTCAAAGCGCTAAGGCTTCAAAGCAAACGGCGACCAATTCATCAGAAATTAGTGATAGCGGGTCATCAAATGCTCAGGCAGGGGATGCCCGGGTAAAAACAGAGCCGGGCAATAAAGAGCTGGCAGCAAGAGCCTCCTCAGAAGCACCTGTTGCGGCGGAGCCGACATCACTTGAAGAGGTGAAGCAAAGGTTGGAACAGGCGAGAGAGCGATTAATAGCCACGGGGGAATATCAACCTAAGTATTCCCAGGCTGAGCTTGAAGCATTAGTAGCGCAAGACAGAATAACATCAAGGTTTGTGGTGACCTTGCAAAAAACAAAAACAGGGGAACAACCTGTTGGCTTTAAAAGAGACTCAGGTAGAACAACCACTTGGATCACCACCTTTGATCAGATGGAAAACGGTGATACAGATCCCAAGTTGTTTAATGATCTCAACGGTATGACTTGGGATGATAAGGCTGAATGGGAAATTATTATTATTGATCAGGGGGAGTATTTTAAAGAAGACGGCGCTTTGGCCTTTATTCCTACTTATGAAAATACTGCAGCACTTGGGCAAAAAGAATTTGCCGAAGACTTTTCTGAGGAAAATTTACAAGGGGTAATGACTCCGGAATATAGTCAGCAATATGCTAGGGTAATAAGTGAATATAAAGCTGATGGAGGTGACCCGTATTTAAAGAATAAAGTCAGAGAATTTGCCTCTTTTAAATTTACTGATGATAATGATTATGATGCTTTTATGGCCCGGCATAAATACACTACAGAAGTCGGCACTAATGAGCATTTCTCCGGGGATGGTTTAACTAAAACCAAAGGAGAATCAGGTTATCTTGCCAAAGGACAACACGGCACACTGGAAACCATTATCTTTGAAAAATCACCGGAAACCATGGATGAATTAGAAGCTCGGGGAGCAATTCTTCGAATATCTGCAAAAGTAATAGTTTAGGAATACTATGTCATATTTAAATACGAATAATTTACCCTCAGGCTATATTGTAGTTGCTGAAATATTTGATGCATTTGCAAAGGAAGAAATGTTCTATCTGATTAAAAATGCTCAAGAAGTAATATATTTGCGTAAAGATAAATTCATTTCACCTGCACCGAGCTGGCATAAAGAAGATGAACCCGGTTATAGCTTGGAACAGTTTGTTGTGCCTTTAACTTCACTTCCTTGGTTGGTAGATATTATAGAAAATAAATTTTGGAAAAAACCTGGTCAAGGGGGAGCGCCAGCAGATGTTTTACATTATAAAAATACGTTCGGTGGTGAAGATTTAAAAATTCGGTTTACTCCAAATTGCCAAAAGGAGTTTGAACCCGGTGTTACTATTACTAACTTACTCCAGGCCCCAAGGACGTTCTAAATATTCAGAATTTGGTATTCCATATTTCACCTTAAGGGATAAAAAGTTACTTCAGGCAATGAAGATGGTTAACTCATTTCAGAAATGATTGTTAAATTATTACAGAGAGCATTATTCACTAGGCTATTTAAGGAAATAAAATGGGAATGCCAGCAGCAATAGTTACCAGTTTTCATGCTTGTCCTAGGGTCAACCCCGGCCCTGTGCCCCATGTTGGCGGGCCGGTCATTGTTGGTTCTCCAAATGTAAAAATTGGCGGTTTACCCGCTGCCCGCAAAGGAGATAAAGCCGTATGTGTTGGCCCGCCGGATACCATTAATGCCGGTTCGGGAAGTGTCAGTATTAACGGCAAACCTGCTGCCCGGGTGGGTGACAGTACGGCTCATGGCGGGACTATTTTAGTCGGCAACCCTACGGTATTAATCGGTGACTGAATATTTGTTGTTTCGGTTATTTTATAGGCCAATATAAATCATATAAAACAAGCACACGGATGTGATGAAAGAGATAAGTTTATATCTTGATGAATTACTGGCGCAAAGGCGGGTCATTCACCAAACCTTTTATAGTTACCAGCAAAATCTGGATGAGAATAATCGCTCGCTGATGGCTTGCCTGCGTTTGCTGAAAAAGGTAAAAAATAACGGGGCAGAAGATAATGCTCAGCTGGTTTTGTTTCAGGCAGAAAATGCTGCTGAACTGGTTGAAGCCATCAGGGAAAATACCAGGTTTGAAGCTGATGATTTATTGCTGTTGTTACAGCTGATGTTGTCCCGACAGCAGGCGTTAACAGCTGAAGTCATTAGTGCATTGGTGCAATGTAAGGAGCACATACTTCAACTGATGGCGAGTCAATTGCATCTGGCACTTGGTGTGACTAACGAGCAAGAGCCACTTTTACCGTTTGTTTTAGCCAAATGCAATGTTGAGGCCTATCATATCTGTCTGCTGGCGGGGTATTATCATAATACCTTAATGAAAACGTTATCCCTTGCCGTTGATAAGAGGGAAAATGAAGCTTTTGGAGATGATAATGAACTGGAAAATTATATTAAAAAACAGGCGCCTTTAAGGCGTTTGTATCTGAGAGTTTTGTTAACGGTCGCCACTCCTGAAATTGAGATGCCCAAAATAACGAATCAAACTGAAAGTGAGCCGCTGGTATTACTAAAGGACTTTGTTGAACATGAATACCTAAACACTCACCTTTTTGAAATCTTTATTGTTTCCTTGGATGAGGCCTCTTTAACCCGGGTGATTAACCAGTTAACTAGTTGGCAGGATAATGTTTCTGCGCCTGACTGTATTCAAGCAGAACATAGTCAACAAAGCCTGGAGGAATCATTAATTTTCGCTATGGCGCTGAGCGGTTACAGTAAGTTCATTCCTTTTCTCGCCCGCTATTTGCAAAAACCAGGTTATACACAACAAGCCTATACTGGCCTGCGTTTAATGTTGGGAGATAAGCTGGATCAATTCATTCCATTAGCTATCCAGTTTGCAAGCGATGAAGCGCAAAGGTTAACGGATTTAAGTTATTACGGTGCGAAAATTCTTGGCTGCTGGCAACAGCTGTTAACCGTGAATCAGGCTCCAGAAAAGCTGCAAGGAGGAAGTGAAGTTGGCCCGGAACAAGCAACGGAGCAGATGCCGGTAAAAAAGGAAGTTCCCGCTCGGTTGTTTAATGGCCTGCCGATAACCTTAGACAATATTAAAACGACATTCGTACAGGGCAGCTTATTACACCGCCGTTATGCTAGTTTGCACCAAAAGATTTTATCCCCGCAGCAAAGGGTTTCAC
Protein-coding sequences here:
- the tssI gene encoding type VI secretion system tip protein TssI/VgrG, translated to MQKATQENNVISIDTPLGKDVLYLTRFAAEESMSHPFSYQVMMFTVGTKIALKDLVGKKVCISLRNAEGSGDMRYFHGVVSHLESLGMRTSDSEVAQDYIDYRAVVVPSVSLMVKRSNCRIYQNLSVQEIVADLFGQHQVDFSDKTTKTYPKYDYCVQYHESDFDFISRLLQQEGIFYFFDHSDSEHTLVLADDITAYKKCAEDKVRCFSGHLAQPHIGHWQGGLGMVSGGYAQKGYDFEQPELFPAGNKLDASLPSQQNYEVYEYLGESEFNKRPQPSANVRLEALQKDMHQAVGQGDCRSFAVGKFFTFADHEDARYKGKSYLLTRMRVNATQPNQSGANQSSAIAVYSNDFDCVPKDTPYRPSLKFTKPVISGVQTAVVTGDAGDEQHIDKYGRVKVQFHWDREGKFNGESSCWIRVAQNWAGNKWGAFFFPRVGQEVLVDFINGDPDQPIISGAVYNADLMPPYALPAKKTQSGIKSHSTKQGGVDNFNEVRFEDDKGKELLFFQAEKDHELKVKNDQKDSIGNNRITEVVSDNNLKVGKNRLSEIGEDDTLHVGKVLNIEAGSEIIFKTGSASITMNSGGSIEIKGTDVKVNGTVITLKAAQIKLN
- a CDS encoding PAAR domain-containing protein; amino-acid sequence: MGMPAAIVTSFHACPRVNPGPVPHVGGPVIVGSPNVKIGGLPAARKGDKAVCVGPPDTINAGSGSVSINGKPAARVGDSTAHGGTILVGNPTVLIGD